A region from the Canis lupus dingo isolate Sandy chromosome 9, ASM325472v2, whole genome shotgun sequence genome encodes:
- the LIMD2 gene encoding LIM domain-containing protein 2, protein MFQAAEAAQATPSHEAKGSGGSSTVQRSKSFSLRAQVKESCAACQKTVYPMERLVADKLIFHNSCFCCKHCHTKLSLGSYAALHGEFYCKPHFQQLFKSKGNYDEGFGRKQHKELWAHKEVDPGTKTA, encoded by the exons ATGTTCCAGGCTGCAGAAGCCGCCCAGGCCACCCCCTCTCAT GAAGCCAAAGGCAGCGGTGGCAGCAGCACTGTCCAGCGCTCCAAG TCCTTCAGCCTTCGCGCCCAGGTGAAGGAGAGCTGTGCGGCCTGCCAGAAGACCGTGTACCCCATGGAGCGGCTAGTGGCCGACAAGCTCATTTTCCACAACTCTTGCTTCTGTTGCAAGCACTGTCACACCAAGCTGAG CCTGGGCAGCTACGCGGCACTGCACGGGGAATTTTACTGCAAACCCCACTTTCAGCAGCTGTTTAAGAGCAAAGGCAACTACGACGAGGGCTTTGGCCGGAAGCAGCACAAGGAGCTCTGGGCCCACAAGGAGGTGGACCCTGGCACCAAGACGGCCTGA